A stretch of the Bacillus sp. FJAT-18017 genome encodes the following:
- a CDS encoding NupC/NupG family nucleoside CNT transporter: MTIILGIIGILALIGIAWVMSNDKKNINFRAVGIMLAVQLFIAWFMLNTSIGKKVLQAIVDVFNKVLSFGHEGISFVFGDLSTKGYFFVDVLMMIVFVSALLSILTYTRILPLAIKYIGGAVAKVTGLPKIESFVAVNSMVFGDTTAILSVKSQLHKLSPNRLFIVVTSSLVAVSCSILGAYMQMIPAEFVLVALPINVFSGLILSSMVCPVPKEEDDEIDIKEMIPEKSLFEAIGNGALIGGKTALIVGAMLITYIGLLAMLNFILEGLVGMSFQEILGYIFAPVAFIMGIPTSEIVRAGSVMGTKVAANEFVAMLDFMKIIPDMTPKTVGIVSAFLVSFANFSSIGIILGTVQAINGEQASRLAKVGLKVLLVATMGSVLTGTIVGLFL, translated from the coding sequence ATGACAATCATACTAGGAATTATAGGAATCCTCGCACTCATAGGGATTGCATGGGTTATGTCGAACGATAAGAAAAATATTAATTTTCGTGCTGTCGGCATCATGTTGGCTGTACAGCTTTTTATAGCCTGGTTCATGCTCAACACCTCGATTGGCAAAAAAGTTTTGCAAGCAATAGTCGATGTCTTTAATAAAGTTTTGTCTTTCGGCCATGAAGGAATTTCATTCGTATTTGGTGATCTTTCGACGAAGGGCTACTTCTTTGTTGACGTCCTAATGATGATTGTGTTTGTTTCTGCATTGCTCTCAATTCTCACGTATACAAGAATTTTGCCATTAGCTATTAAATATATTGGCGGTGCTGTTGCTAAAGTAACTGGCCTTCCTAAAATTGAATCATTCGTAGCGGTCAACTCAATGGTTTTTGGCGATACAACTGCTATTCTATCAGTAAAATCCCAGCTGCATAAACTTTCTCCAAACCGATTGTTTATTGTAGTAACATCTTCTCTCGTAGCGGTATCATGCTCGATATTAGGTGCTTATATGCAAATGATTCCTGCCGAGTTTGTGCTGGTTGCTTTACCAATTAACGTATTTTCTGGATTAATTCTTTCTTCAATGGTTTGCCCAGTACCGAAGGAAGAAGATGATGAGATAGATATAAAAGAAATGATTCCTGAAAAATCATTATTTGAAGCAATCGGAAATGGTGCTTTAATCGGTGGAAAAACTGCTCTGATCGTAGGAGCAATGTTGATTACGTATATTGGATTACTTGCGATGCTGAACTTCATTCTCGAAGGTTTGGTAGGAATGTCGTTCCAGGAAATCCTCGGGTACATCTTTGCACCTGTTGCATTCATAATGGGAATACCGACCTCGGAAATTGTAAGGGCAGGTTCTGTTATGGGTACGAAAGTTGCGGCTAATGAATTTGTTGCGATGCTCGATTTTATGAAAATTATTCCGGATATGACTCCGAAGACAGTCGGTATCGTTTCAGCATTCTTGGTTTCATTTGCGAACTTTTCTTCGATTGGAATTATCCTTGGAACCGTACAAGCTATCAATGGTGAACAGGCGAGCAGGTTGGCCAAGGTTGGTTTGAAGGTATTGTTAGTGGCTACAATGGGATCTGTTCTGACCGGAACCATCGTAGGCTTGTTCCTTTAA
- a CDS encoding Na(+)/H(+) antiporter subunit B — protein sequence MKKLNDVILRSVARVAVVIILTFAINLYFSGHHYPGGGFIGGLTLASAVTLLFLTYDIESVRENVPVDFKAMAAVGVLIAVMTGAGGMLFNEPFLTQAFDYFNLPIFGKTELATAVIFDLGVALAVIGTAMTIIITISEDR from the coding sequence ATGAAGAAACTAAATGATGTCATACTGCGAAGTGTGGCAAGAGTTGCGGTTGTCATTATTCTCACATTTGCAATAAACCTCTACTTCTCCGGCCACCATTATCCTGGAGGAGGCTTTATCGGCGGGCTTACGCTTGCTTCTGCCGTTACACTGCTGTTCCTAACATATGATATTGAATCGGTACGGGAGAATGTACCTGTCGACTTCAAAGCAATGGCGGCAGTAGGAGTACTTATTGCAGTAATGACCGGGGCTGGAGGAATGCTCTTCAATGAACCATTCCTTACACAGGCATTCGATTACTTCAATTTGCCCATATTCGGAAAAACCGAGCTGGCAACAGCGGTCATTTTTGATCTCGGTGTCGCCTTGGCGGTAATCGGGACAGCCATGACTATTATTATTACGATAAGCGAGGACCGATAA
- a CDS encoding Na+/H+ antiporter subunit E, with protein sequence MAMQVLTNLFIALLWAALQEDWSVLTFFSGYLVGILVLFLMRRFLPDNFYLITFVNIIKLFFVFIQELFTSSILVIRQVIRPKLNITPGIFIVETDLETDTEVTLLSLLLTLTPGSVVIKVSDDGQTLYVHAMDIPESSESVLKSKLRFENYIKKVTRKC encoded by the coding sequence ATGGCAATGCAGGTATTAACCAATCTGTTTATCGCCTTGCTTTGGGCGGCTCTCCAAGAGGATTGGAGTGTTCTGACCTTTTTCAGCGGCTACTTGGTCGGAATCCTCGTCCTATTCTTAATGCGCCGCTTTCTTCCGGACAATTTTTATTTGATTACATTTGTAAATATCATTAAATTATTTTTCGTTTTTATTCAAGAGTTATTTACCTCCAGTATTCTTGTGATTCGGCAAGTCATCAGGCCGAAGTTAAATATAACACCAGGAATCTTTATTGTGGAAACAGATTTGGAGACAGACACAGAGGTTACCCTTCTCTCCCTGCTGTTAACCTTAACCCCTGGATCAGTTGTTATTAAGGTTTCAGATGACGGCCAAACGTTATACGTCCATGCAATGGATATCCCTGAATCGAGTGAATCTGTGCTTAAATCGAAACTGCGATTTGAAAATTATATTAAGAAGGTGACACGGAAATGTTAG
- a CDS encoding tyrosine-type recombinase/integrase, with protein sequence MEYVDPIKDIELINSIKEELRKNSQRDVLLFVFGINTGIRVSDLLSLKVEDVWDGEAVREFLYIDEGEDEEPKAFYLNKSINNELELYFRQYPLQNNDYLFKSKKNELPITRQQAYRIINHAAKKVGVSGKIGTHTLRKTFGYHAYRKGIAISILMEVFNHHSSKETFKYLGIDKEEEHLIRVDVNL encoded by the coding sequence GTGGAGTATGTTGACCCCATAAAAGACATTGAACTTATTAATTCCATTAAGGAAGAATTAAGGAAGAACTCACAGCGGGACGTTTTATTGTTTGTGTTTGGAATAAATACCGGGATTAGGGTAAGTGATCTGCTTTCTTTAAAGGTTGAAGATGTATGGGATGGAGAAGCAGTTCGGGAATTTTTATATATCGATGAGGGCGAAGATGAGGAACCAAAGGCTTTTTATTTGAACAAAAGCATCAATAATGAACTTGAATTATACTTCCGGCAGTATCCTCTCCAGAATAACGATTACTTGTTCAAGTCAAAAAAGAATGAACTTCCAATCACCAGACAGCAAGCTTATAGAATTATCAATCATGCTGCCAAAAAAGTCGGGGTGTCTGGCAAAATCGGTACACATACGCTGCGTAAGACTTTTGGATATCATGCCTACCGAAAAGGGATAGCAATTTCTATTTTAATGGAGGTTTTTAACCACCATAGCTCAAAGGAAACGTTTAAGTATCTTGGAATTGACAAAGAAGAAGAGCATTTAATAAGGGTGGATGTAAATTTATAA
- a CDS encoding Ig-like domain-containing protein encodes MKSWLLKAGIAASLIIGILPVSEVAAQTETSSSCTRFGEIPQNQNPSFQHINCLLTTAAIEADIPPEVVKAVASQESGWRQFDENGKPYESSDGGIGIMQLTNKPQYDQTKLRTDIAYNIKAGVEVLNSMYAMEKLPKIKGSGREVIENWYFAVMAYNGLVPVNSPLVKKTGVTNTGAYQEQVFSKIERDSFSGDTVLTDYPFTNEDFLYDDSPEATDTTFKFTKLIYELNGPFHYTAYNLKPGDRVMVTFDGVTLRTNASRSSASKGVLPKGTGLIIDKQFVYDTTSDTIQNHFVWFPVKTEDGKTGYISSAYIEKTNPLAPSINTTNKITNKDTKVVGKTESKATVVLSISGKHYKTLTASEEGNFSITIPVQNTGTEISAVATDRRGNKSPARTIKVNRVAPNMPTMNTVTNKTTLISGKTEANAKVTLYISGKSYKTVTADKYGAFKIPFTAQNAGTVLTLTAKDAAGKVSAPKSTKALKVAPNRPSVSTVDNKDFAVSGKTEANATVTVAIAGKKYVKKADKYGNFKIGIPVQNWGTKISVTAKDSADRVSAAKSATVIRVAPNQPVVNKVRYYSTSVTGKTEKYATVTVKVGTRTYTAKANVYGTFSVKIPKYRVGTKMYFNAKDSKGKISVTRTVTVS; translated from the coding sequence ATGAAATCATGGTTGTTAAAGGCCGGTATTGCTGCCAGTCTTATTATTGGCATTTTACCAGTAAGTGAAGTTGCGGCACAGACAGAGACATCATCCAGCTGTACCCGTTTTGGTGAAATCCCGCAAAATCAAAATCCTTCTTTTCAGCATATAAATTGCCTTCTTACAACTGCCGCCATTGAGGCTGATATTCCACCCGAAGTTGTAAAGGCTGTTGCTTCACAGGAAAGTGGCTGGAGGCAGTTTGATGAGAATGGGAAACCATATGAGTCATCTGATGGTGGTATTGGGATAATGCAGTTAACGAATAAGCCCCAGTATGACCAAACTAAATTGAGAACAGATATAGCCTATAATATCAAGGCAGGGGTCGAAGTTCTTAATAGTATGTATGCTATGGAGAAACTTCCAAAGATAAAAGGATCCGGGCGAGAGGTTATTGAGAATTGGTATTTTGCTGTAATGGCTTATAACGGATTAGTTCCTGTAAATAGCCCATTAGTTAAAAAGACAGGGGTAACAAATACTGGGGCTTATCAAGAACAGGTTTTTTCAAAAATAGAAAGAGATAGCTTTTCAGGTGATACTGTTTTAACTGATTATCCATTTACTAATGAAGATTTTCTTTATGATGATAGTCCAGAAGCAACCGATACCACATTTAAGTTTACTAAACTTATATATGAACTTAATGGACCGTTTCATTATACTGCATATAACCTTAAACCTGGTGATCGAGTAATGGTGACATTTGATGGAGTGACACTTCGAACTAATGCCAGCAGAAGTTCTGCTAGTAAAGGTGTATTGCCAAAAGGGACTGGCCTTATAATTGATAAGCAATTTGTTTACGATACAACCAGTGATACTATTCAAAACCACTTTGTTTGGTTTCCGGTAAAAACAGAGGATGGTAAGACGGGGTATATATCTTCAGCATATATTGAGAAAACAAATCCCTTGGCGCCAAGTATAAATACTACCAATAAGATAACGAATAAAGATACAAAAGTTGTCGGAAAGACAGAATCAAAAGCAACAGTAGTTTTGTCTATTTCCGGTAAACATTATAAGACTTTAACAGCAAGTGAAGAAGGTAATTTTAGTATAACAATTCCAGTCCAAAATACCGGCACTGAAATTTCGGCTGTCGCAACTGATCGAAGAGGGAATAAAAGCCCTGCCAGAACGATTAAAGTCAACAGAGTGGCGCCGAATATGCCAACTATGAACACTGTAACAAACAAGACCACTTTGATTTCTGGGAAAACTGAAGCAAATGCCAAAGTAACGCTATATATTTCGGGAAAATCATATAAAACGGTTACTGCAGATAAATATGGTGCTTTTAAAATTCCATTCACTGCCCAAAATGCCGGTACAGTGTTAACTTTGACAGCAAAAGATGCAGCCGGGAAAGTCAGTGCGCCAAAATCCACTAAGGCATTGAAGGTCGCTCCGAATAGACCTTCCGTTTCAACAGTAGATAACAAAGATTTCGCAGTCTCTGGAAAAACAGAGGCGAATGCTACAGTAACAGTGGCAATTGCCGGAAAAAAGTATGTAAAAAAGGCAGACAAATATGGTAATTTTAAAATTGGAATTCCAGTTCAAAATTGGGGCACAAAAATCTCGGTAACAGCCAAAGATAGTGCCGATCGTGTAAGTGCTGCTAAATCGGCAACTGTTATCAGAGTCGCTCCTAACCAGCCTGTCGTTAATAAAGTCCGTTATTATTCCACTTCTGTGACGGGTAAAACCGAGAAATATGCTACTGTCACCGTAAAGGTTGGTACCAGGACATATACAGCAAAGGCGAATGTGTACGGCACCTTTTCGGTAAAAATTCCAAAATACCGCGTTGGGACGAAAATGTACTTCAATGCAAAAGACTCCAAGGGTAAAATTAGCGTCACTCGTACGGTGACAGTCTCCTAA
- a CDS encoding Na(+)/H(+) antiporter subunit C, with protein METLMSVLVGVLFTIGTYLILSKNLLRIILGTSVISHAVNLLIITMGGLKTGGAPLLGIGGDTFTDPLPQALILTAIVISFATTALFLVLSYRAYRVLGTDDTEQMRGNENE; from the coding sequence ATGGAAACTTTAATGTCGGTACTTGTCGGGGTCTTGTTTACCATTGGAACGTATTTAATTTTATCTAAAAATCTATTGAGGATTATACTGGGGACCTCGGTCATTAGCCATGCTGTCAATCTGCTGATCATTACAATGGGCGGATTAAAAACAGGTGGAGCTCCCCTTTTAGGAATTGGCGGGGATACCTTTACTGATCCTTTGCCGCAGGCACTTATTCTTACGGCTATTGTCATCAGCTTTGCGACCACCGCCCTTTTCCTAGTCCTTAGCTATCGTGCATATAGGGTGCTTGGAACTGATGACACGGAACAAATGCGAGGTAATGAAAATGAATAA
- a CDS encoding Na(+)/H(+) antiporter subunit F1, translating into MLDLILKISLVFLTLSILATFYRLIKGPSSPDRIQALDSIGINLIAGVAITSVLLRTHAFFEVILLIGILSFIGTLAFARFLERGVAIESKRSE; encoded by the coding sequence ATGTTAGATTTAATATTAAAGATTTCATTGGTCTTCCTAACCCTTTCCATCCTTGCCACCTTTTATCGTCTCATCAAAGGCCCATCTTCTCCTGACAGGATTCAGGCGCTGGATTCAATCGGGATTAATTTGATAGCCGGTGTTGCCATAACTTCTGTCCTTCTAAGGACACATGCGTTTTTTGAAGTAATCTTGCTGATTGGGATATTATCCTTTATTGGAACCCTTGCGTTTGCAAGATTCCTGGAAAGGGGTGTAGCCATTGAATCCAAACGATCTGAGTGA
- a CDS encoding Na+/H+ antiporter subunit G, producing the protein MNPNDLSEMIAAILILAGTFISFLSAIGLVRLPDVYTRSHAASKSSTLGVLFTLVGTFIFFLFSDGFFSVRLLLGIFFVFLTAPVSAHLIARAAYITNVKMAETTVKDELGEAIEKRKQSK; encoded by the coding sequence TTGAATCCAAACGATCTGAGTGAAATGATTGCGGCTATTCTTATTTTGGCTGGTACGTTCATAAGTTTTTTAAGCGCCATCGGATTAGTAAGACTGCCAGATGTGTATACACGCTCCCATGCCGCTTCAAAAAGCTCAACTCTGGGTGTTTTGTTTACACTCGTAGGTACATTTATATTCTTCCTTTTTAGCGATGGCTTTTTTAGCGTCAGGCTGCTTCTTGGAATCTTCTTCGTATTCCTGACCGCCCCGGTATCAGCGCACTTAATTGCCAGGGCTGCTTATATTACGAATGTGAAAATGGCCGAGACAACCGTCAAGGACGAGCTGGGCGAAGCGATAGAAAAACGGAAGCAATCCAAATAA
- a CDS encoding Na+/H+ antiporter subunit D, which translates to MNNLLILPIIIPLIIGMVMVIIRNKIMVQRLLGILAIVATGAVSAVLMFQIKTDGIQVLHIGGWKAPFGVSFAADMFSALLLITTSIVALFCFLYAFRSIGKERELHYFYPLFLFLITGVNGSFITGDIFNLFVCFEVMLISSYVLISLGGTRLQLRESIKYVLVNLISSFLFLVAISYLYATIGTLNFAHLSVRVAEAGQDGLLTAISLLFLIVFSLKAGLLLFFWLPGSYSAPPTAIAAVFAALLTKVGIYSIIRIFTLVFYHEPETTHLIIGIMSALTMLLGAIGAIAFWDIKKILTYNVIVGVGFILAGLASSTPEGLTGSLYYLIHDMIIKALLFLIGGTVIAITGTANLRNFSGLIQTYPYLGWMFFVAALSLSGIPPLSGFIGKVYITEGTFEAGYFWLGAIGLLASLMVLYSVLKIFMYGFWGESYLNEETEKGKTKGLLFPIAALTALTIALGLGAEGIHSFAELAVESLMDPSLYIDAVLGEYKG; encoded by the coding sequence ATGAATAATTTACTCATACTGCCCATTATTATCCCTTTAATCATAGGGATGGTTATGGTCATCATTCGAAACAAGATAATGGTGCAAAGGCTGCTGGGAATTCTGGCTATCGTTGCCACCGGGGCGGTATCAGCCGTTTTAATGTTTCAAATTAAAACGGACGGCATCCAGGTTCTCCATATTGGCGGCTGGAAGGCACCTTTCGGGGTAAGCTTTGCTGCTGATATGTTCTCTGCGCTTCTACTAATTACAACGAGTATCGTTGCGCTATTCTGCTTTCTATACGCGTTTCGTTCCATCGGGAAGGAACGGGAACTACATTATTTTTACCCGTTATTTTTATTCCTAATTACTGGGGTTAACGGGTCATTCATTACAGGTGATATCTTTAATCTGTTTGTATGCTTTGAGGTTATGCTTATATCCTCTTACGTATTGATCTCCCTGGGTGGTACCCGTCTGCAACTGCGGGAATCAATTAAATATGTGCTGGTAAATTTGATATCCTCCTTCCTTTTCCTTGTGGCAATTTCCTACTTGTACGCCACAATAGGGACGCTGAATTTCGCACATCTATCAGTCCGCGTTGCTGAGGCCGGACAAGACGGCCTGCTTACTGCTATTTCACTGCTATTTTTAATTGTTTTTAGCCTGAAGGCGGGATTGTTATTATTCTTTTGGCTGCCTGGTTCTTACAGCGCACCTCCAACAGCAATTGCGGCAGTGTTTGCAGCGCTTCTTACCAAAGTGGGTATTTACTCGATAATTCGAATTTTCACACTCGTGTTTTACCACGAGCCGGAAACAACCCATTTGATTATCGGAATCATGAGTGCACTTACCATGCTTTTAGGTGCAATAGGTGCTATTGCATTTTGGGACATCAAGAAGATCCTGACGTATAACGTGATTGTTGGCGTTGGCTTTATTTTAGCAGGGCTTGCATCAAGCACACCGGAAGGATTAACCGGATCCCTTTACTACCTTATTCATGACATGATTATTAAGGCCCTTCTCTTCCTTATCGGGGGAACTGTTATCGCGATTACAGGAACGGCTAATTTAAGAAACTTCAGCGGCTTGATCCAAACATATCCCTATCTAGGCTGGATGTTTTTTGTGGCAGCACTGTCATTGTCCGGGATTCCGCCGTTAAGCGGGTTTATCGGCAAGGTTTATATAACAGAAGGAACATTCGAGGCTGGTTACTTCTGGCTAGGGGCTATCGGCCTCCTGGCAAGCCTGATGGTCCTTTATTCAGTTTTAAAAATCTTTATGTATGGTTTTTGGGGAGAATCCTACCTTAATGAAGAAACTGAAAAAGGGAAAACGAAAGGATTACTGTTCCCGATTGCAGCCCTGACTGCTCTTACCATCGCACTGGGGCTTGGCGCTGAGGGAATTCATTCCTTTGCAGAGCTTGCTGTTGAAAGCTTGATGGATCCCTCACTTTATATTGATGCAGTCCTTGGAGAGTACAAAGGTTGA
- a CDS encoding Na+/H+ antiporter subunit A: MHSIHLMIVLPFLFALFVPFLYKYFAPRIHTGWFVLFVPAAIFLYFLRFVPRLPNGDNLLASVPWMPSLGIDYTVYSDGLSLIFGLLITGIGALVILYSIYYMSKHREALHNFYVYLLLFMGAMLGVVFSDNILLLYVFWELTSISSFLLIAYWYQRERSRYGAQKSLLITVFGGLAMLSGFIMLSMITGTYSIREMIGQVDDITSHSLFIPAMIMILLGAFTKSAQFPFSIWLPGAMEAPTPISAYLHSATMVKAGIYLVARFTPVFGGEAEWFWLVSGIGIITLLYGSINAVKQTDLKALLAYSTISQLGLIMSLFGMGSAALYFNGGDESSIYSVAVFAAIFHLINHSTFKGALFMVVGIIDHETGTRDIRKLGGLMQIMPISFTLAVIGAFSMAGLPPFNGFLSKEMFFTAVVNASGMSIFNMETLGILFPVIAWVASVFTFIYSMILVFKTFRGKYKPEKLDKKPHEAPIGMLIPPIVLAILVVVIFFFPNVLSEYLLQPAAHAVLPGLPESVFAKEISAWHGPNLELFMTIGVVVFGVLLYVYLKKWVVSLRKYPHSLTLNHFYDVLLERSEEISSSLTNRYMNGSIRNYLIYIFGFLILLAGGALLVSNRLSFEAANNAPVSLFEGAIAAAMLAAGLTVLFTKSRMTAIVALGGLGYLVSMLFVLFRAPDLALTQLVVETVTTALFLLCYYHLPTFFKGNERVPFKPLNLIISLGVGATVTLFALSANGNRLFEPISSYYENSYELAGARNIVNAILVDFRGIDTMMEIAVLTIAALGVFTLIKLEMNRSEKNEETK; this comes from the coding sequence TTGCATTCCATACACCTAATGATAGTACTTCCTTTTTTATTCGCTCTCTTTGTGCCGTTTTTATATAAATACTTTGCACCGCGGATACACACAGGATGGTTTGTATTATTTGTTCCAGCAGCAATCTTCCTATACTTTCTCCGGTTTGTCCCCCGGCTGCCAAATGGCGATAATCTTTTAGCCTCTGTTCCATGGATGCCTTCACTCGGCATTGACTATACCGTGTATAGTGATGGGCTCAGTTTGATTTTTGGCCTACTGATTACTGGTATAGGGGCTCTTGTCATACTTTATTCCATTTATTATATGTCCAAACACAGGGAAGCCCTCCATAATTTCTATGTTTACTTGCTGTTATTTATGGGCGCAATGCTCGGGGTTGTCTTCTCGGACAATATCCTGCTTCTTTATGTTTTTTGGGAATTGACGAGCATCTCTTCTTTCCTATTGATTGCTTATTGGTATCAGCGTGAACGGTCACGCTATGGTGCACAAAAGTCTTTGCTTATTACTGTATTCGGCGGGCTTGCCATGCTTTCGGGCTTCATTATGTTATCGATGATAACTGGAACCTACAGCATTCGGGAAATGATTGGCCAGGTTGATGATATCACCTCCCATTCTTTGTTCATACCGGCAATGATCATGATACTGCTGGGTGCTTTTACGAAATCAGCACAGTTTCCGTTCAGTATATGGCTGCCAGGTGCGATGGAAGCTCCTACACCAATTAGCGCCTACCTTCATTCTGCTACCATGGTAAAAGCAGGTATTTATTTAGTTGCACGCTTTACGCCTGTTTTTGGTGGAGAAGCCGAGTGGTTTTGGCTTGTCTCTGGTATAGGTATCATTACGTTGCTTTATGGTTCTATAAACGCTGTAAAACAAACTGATTTGAAGGCTCTGCTTGCCTATTCAACCATCAGCCAATTGGGCTTGATTATGAGCCTGTTCGGTATGGGGTCTGCGGCTTTGTATTTTAACGGAGGCGATGAATCTTCCATCTACAGTGTTGCTGTCTTTGCTGCGATATTCCATCTTATCAACCATTCTACCTTTAAAGGCGCACTCTTCATGGTTGTCGGAATTATCGACCATGAAACTGGTACCCGTGATATCCGTAAACTCGGAGGCTTAATGCAAATCATGCCGATATCCTTTACGCTTGCTGTAATTGGAGCATTTTCAATGGCGGGGCTTCCTCCGTTTAACGGGTTTTTAAGCAAGGAAATGTTTTTCACAGCTGTGGTTAATGCCTCAGGCATGTCGATCTTCAATATGGAAACACTCGGTATACTTTTTCCTGTAATCGCCTGGGTTGCCAGTGTGTTTACATTCATATACAGTATGATTCTTGTGTTTAAGACGTTCAGAGGAAAATACAAGCCTGAAAAATTGGATAAAAAGCCACATGAAGCGCCTATTGGTATGTTAATTCCGCCAATCGTACTGGCTATCCTTGTTGTAGTAATATTCTTCTTTCCGAATGTCCTTTCCGAGTATTTGCTCCAGCCAGCAGCACATGCTGTTCTGCCTGGTTTGCCGGAAAGTGTATTTGCCAAAGAAATCAGTGCTTGGCACGGACCTAATCTTGAGCTATTCATGACCATTGGAGTAGTCGTATTCGGCGTTCTGCTTTATGTGTATTTAAAAAAATGGGTCGTGTCCCTAAGGAAATATCCGCATTCTCTAACCTTAAATCATTTCTATGATGTGTTGCTCGAACGAAGCGAAGAGATTTCCAGTTCGCTGACGAACCGATATATGAATGGCAGTATACGGAACTACCTAATCTATATTTTCGGATTTTTAATCCTGCTTGCCGGGGGTGCTCTCCTTGTCTCAAATCGACTTTCATTTGAAGCCGCAAACAATGCGCCCGTCTCGCTTTTCGAAGGAGCAATTGCGGCTGCAATGCTAGCAGCTGGCTTGACGGTACTATTTACAAAATCCAGAATGACAGCCATTGTTGCCCTTGGAGGATTGGGGTATCTCGTTTCCATGTTATTTGTTTTATTCAGGGCTCCTGATTTGGCCTTGACGCAATTGGTTGTGGAAACGGTGACGACTGCTTTATTCCTTCTATGTTATTACCACCTGCCGACATTCTTCAAAGGAAACGAGCGAGTACCCTTTAAGCCTTTGAATCTGATTATTTCTCTTGGTGTAGGAGCAACAGTGACACTGTTTGCTTTGTCTGCCAATGGCAACAGGCTTTTTGAACCTATTTCAAGCTATTACGAAAATTCCTATGAACTTGCCGGAGCAAGAAATATTGTAAATGCGATTCTGGTCGATTTCAGGGGAATAGATACCATGATGGAAATAGCGGTTCTGACGATAGCCGCCCTTGGAGTCTTTACGTTAATTAAACTGGAAATGAACAGGAGTGAGAAGAATGAAGAAACTAAATGA
- a CDS encoding universal stress protein, translating to MKKIKGRMDESILVCVYYGPNGERLIQRGCKIANMLDCPLYILTVDPTPFSEMDAEKSHYISKWKQIADAHGADSFILMDNEKRPISKVIAQVAREKQVTQIILGQTAQSRWEQLAKGSIINSLLKEVPFVDLHIVSVSRYLREAEGTYEKGVRAYLVQDQENYRVIFKHTKDVLYDGIFFKEQGTDFNTGVFKFMKDNQMLHVQVTDDFVVKLENVDMELELQDEEDQ from the coding sequence ATGAAAAAAATCAAGGGGCGCATGGACGAAAGCATCCTAGTCTGTGTTTATTACGGGCCAAATGGCGAACGGCTCATCCAGCGCGGCTGCAAAATAGCGAATATGCTGGACTGTCCGCTTTACATTTTGACCGTAGACCCAACTCCATTCAGTGAAATGGATGCAGAGAAATCACACTATATTTCCAAATGGAAACAAATCGCCGATGCTCACGGGGCTGACTCGTTCATTTTAATGGATAATGAAAAAAGGCCTATTTCAAAAGTGATTGCTCAAGTAGCAAGGGAAAAGCAGGTTACCCAGATCATCCTTGGGCAGACTGCACAAAGCAGATGGGAGCAGCTTGCAAAAGGATCAATCATCAATTCTTTGCTAAAAGAAGTGCCTTTTGTCGATTTGCATATTGTATCTGTTTCACGATATTTAAGGGAAGCGGAAGGGACCTATGAAAAAGGTGTCCGTGCCTACCTTGTGCAAGATCAAGAAAACTATAGGGTAATCTTTAAGCATACGAAGGACGTATTATATGATGGGATTTTCTTTAAGGAACAGGGAACAGATTTTAATACTGGAGTGTTCAAGTTCATGAAGGATAACCAAATGCTTCATGTCCAAGTAACAGATGATTTTGTTGTGAAACTAGAAAATGTAGACATGGAATTGGAACTTCAAGACGAAGAAGATCAATAA